A region of Solanum dulcamara chromosome 7, daSolDulc1.2, whole genome shotgun sequence DNA encodes the following proteins:
- the LOC129895751 gene encoding receptor-like protein kinase: MKKKNYYFILLKLQLQIFFLYMLLPNIFHNTTLILLHLLQIIMKTAVKNLIFFYCFCFSLSVCALSPDGTALLSLFSHWTDVTSSIKSSWNASDFTPCSWVGVECDNNHFVTSLNLSGYDISGQLGPEIAYLKNLRTIDLGVNAFSGSIPSQLTNCTLLDYLDLSYNTFTGEIPSKIGNLHKLTYISLYSNSLTGNIPDSLFSIPHLNTIYLSQNRLNGSIPSSIGNLTQLLSLFLYENQLSGPIPSSIGNCTNLQDLYLNENHLVGSLPENLDKLEHLVYLDLSNNSLEGSIPFSLGNCRDLDTLVLSSNSFNGELPLSLMNCSNLKVLAAYSSGLSGPIPASLGHLTKLEKLYLTDNNFSGKIPPELGKCQALLELHLPENQLEGEIPSELGSLSQLQYLSLYSNKLSGEIPRTIWKIQSLQHLLVYRNNLTGELPLEMTELKQLKNISLFDNLFTGVIPQGLGINSSLTLLDFTNNAFTGPVPPNLCFGKKLEKLLLGYNHLEGGIPSQLGKCSTLKRVILKKNNLSGVIPDFVKNTNPIFLDLSENGFSGKIPSSLANLGNATSIDLSVNKISGFIPPELANLVNLQDLNLSYNVLEGVLPSQLSIWQRLFKFDASHNLLSGSIPSTFGTLGELSILSLSENNLSGGIPTSLFKLKKLSSLQLGGNALGGEIHSAIVTASRETLRLLNLSSNGLTGELPAELGKYTFLEELDIAGNNFSGTLRVLNEMRALIFVNVSHNLFSGPVPANLMKFLNLTPTSFSGNSGLCMHCDPEEGSNCPQNSTIRPCDLQSNNGRHLSGAETAMIALGVLIFTISLFLVIAYMLLWRKTSGKGIAISAQEGASSLLNKVLEATENLNDKYVIGKGAHGIVYKAILGPGKVYAVKKLVFVGIKDGSRSMVREIQTIGKVRHRNLVKLEDFWLRKDYGLILYNYMENGSLHDILHETKPPVTVEWSIRYRIAIGTAQGLSYLHFDCDPAIVHRDIKPMNILLDSDLEPHISDFGIAELLDQSAATSASNTLQGTVGYMAPETAFAATKSKESDVYSYGIVLLELITRKKALDPSLYGDTDIVSWVRSVWIETEEIEKIVDPSLVDEFIDSSVMEQVIELLSLALRCTDKEVSKRPSMKEVVKLLTRSSSSIRSKY; encoded by the exons atgaagaagaaaaactaCTACTTCATTCTCCTTAAATTACaacttcaaattttctttttatatatgcTACTCCCAAATATTTTCCATAATACCACTCTTATTCTCTTACATCTTCTCCAAATTATTATGAAGACTGCTGTTAAAAATTTGATCTTTTTCTACTGTTTCTGCTTCTCTCTGTCGGTTTGTGCTCTCAGTCCTGATGGCACAGCTCTACTTTCCCTTTTTAGTCACTGGACTGATGTAACCTCTTCTATCAAGTCTTCTTGGAATGCTTCAGATTTCACTCCTTGTTCTTGGGTTGGTGTTGAATGTGATAACAACCACTTTGTCACCTCTTTGAACCTCTCTGGTTATGATATCTCTGGCCAATTGGGACCTGAAATTGCTTATTTGAAGAACTTGCGTACCATTGATTTGGGGGTTAATGCTTTCTCTGGCTCCATTCCTTCTCAGCTCACAAATTGCACTCTTCTTGATTACTTAGATCTGTCCTATAACACATTTACTGGAGAAATCCCTTCAAAGATTGGAAATTTACACAAATTAACCTACATAAGCCTCTACTCTAATTCATTGACTGGTAATATTCCTGATTCCTTGTTTTCTATACCACATTTGAATACTATCTACTTAAGCCAAAACAGGTTAAATGGTTCCATCCCATCCAGCATTGGTAACTTGACTCAGCTTTTGTCTCTCTTTCTTTATGAGAATCAGTTGTCCGGTCCAATTCCGTCTTCCATAGGAAACTGTACAAACTTGCAAGACTTGTATTTGAATGAGAATCATTTAGTTGGTAGTTTGCCTGAGAATTTAGATAAGCTAGAACACCTTGTTTATTTGGACTTGAGCAATAATAGTCTAGAAGGAAGTATCCCTTTCAGTTTAGGTAACTGCAGAGATCTTGACACTCTGGTCTTGTCATCCAACAGTTTCAATGGGGAACTTCCATTAAGTTTGATGAATTGTTCTAACTTAAAAGTTCTTGCTGCTTATTCTTCTGGTTTAAGTGGCCCCATTCCTGCTTCTCTAGGCCACCTCACAAAGTTGGAGAAGCTTTACCTTACTGACAACAATTTCTCTGGAAAAATACCACCTGAGCTGGGGAAGTGCCAGGCCTTGCTGGAATTACATTTACCGGAAAACCAACTGGAAGGTGAAATTCCTAGTGAACTAGGGTCACTCAGCCAGTTGCAGTATCTCTCTCTATATTCCAACAAATTGAGTGGTGAGATTCCCCGCACTATTTGGAAGATTCAAAGTCTTCAACATCTTCTTGTCTATCGGAACAACCTGACTGGGGAGTTACCTCTTGAAATGACTGAGTTGAAACAATTGAAGAACATATCCTTGTTTGACAACCTGTTTACTGGAGTTATACCTCAAGGTTTGGGGATTAACAGCAGTCTAACACTGCTGGATTTCACGAACAACGCCTTCACAGGTCCTGTTCCACCTAATCTTTGTTTTGGCAAGAAACTGGAGAAGCTTTTGTTAGGTTATAATCATCTCGAAGGTGGCATTCCTTCTCAATTAGGGAAGTGTTCTACTTTGAAGAGAGTaattctcaaaaagaataatcTCTCTGGTGTCATTCCAGATTTTGTTAAGAATACAAATCCTATTTTCTTGGATCTCAGTGAGAATGGATTCAGTGGGAAAATACCCTCAAGTTTGGCAAATCTTGGAAATGCTACGTCAATTGACTTATCAGTGAATAAGATCTCAGGGTTTATACCACCAGAGCTGGCAAACCTTGTCAACCTCCAGGATTTGAATCTGTCGTACAATGTTTTGGAAGGTGTACTTCCATCTCAACTTTCAATCTGGCAGAGACTGTTCAAGTTTGACGCAAGTCATAATCTGTTGAGTGGATCGATCCCATCCACATTTGGAACCTTGGGAGAGCTATCCATTTTGAGTCTGAGTGAGAATAATCTTTCAGGGGGTATTCCCACCTCCTTGTTTAAACTCAAGAAGCTCTCCTCGCTGCAGCTTGGTGGAAATGCACTTGGTGGCGAAATTCATTCAGCAATTGTGACTGCATCAAGAGAAACACTGAGGTTGTTAAATCTGAGTAGTAATGGGTTGACAGGTGAACTTCCTGCAGAGCTAGGAAAATATACTTTCCTGGAGGAGTTAGATATTGCTGGCAATAATTTTTCTGGAACTTTAAGAGTTCTTAATGAAATGCGTGCATTGATCTTCGTCAATGTATCACACAACCTCTTTTCTGGTCCAGTGCCTGCAAATCTGATGAAGTTCCTAAACTTAACTCCTACCTCTTTCTCAGGAAATTCGGGCCTTTGCATGCACTGTGATCCAGAAGAAGGTTCAAATTGCCCTCAGAATAGCACTATAAGGCCCTGTGATCTTCAATCAAACAATGGAAGACACCTCAGTGGAGCAGAAACGGCAATGATTGCACTTGGGGTACTCATATTTACCATTTCCTTATTCCTAGTAATTGCTTACATGCTTCTGTGGCGCAAAACTTCTGGGAAAGGAATTGCAATCTCTGCTCAAGAAGGTGCATCATCCCTGCTTAATAAAGTATTGGAAGCTACGGAGAACCTAAATGATAAGTATGTCATTGGGAAGGGAGCACATGGAATTGTATATAAGGCCATCTTGGGTCCAGGGAAAGTGTATGCTGTGAAAAAGCTGGTTTTTGTTGGTATAAAGGATGGAAGCAGAAGTATGGTTAGAGAAATTCAGACAATTGGAAAGGTTAGACACCGCAATCTTGTCAAATTAGAAGACTTTTGGCtgagaaaggattatggacTGATTCTTTATAATTACATGGAGAACGGGAGCCTTCATGATATTCTCCATGAGACTAAGCCACCTGTAACAGTAGAATGGAGCATTCGGTACCGAATTGCTATTGGAACTGCTCAAGGGTTGTCATATCTCCATTTTGACTGTGATCCTGCCATCGTGCATCGAGATATAAAGCCCATGAATATCTTGTTGGACTCTGATCTGGAGCCTCACATATCAGATTTTGGCATTGCCGAGCTTCTGGATCAGTCTGCAGCAACTTCCGCCTCCAATACCCTCCAGGGTACAGTTGGATACATGGCTCCAG AAACTGCATTTGCAGCTACAAAGAGCAAGGAGTCAGATGTTTATAGTTATGGTATTGTCCTGTTAGAACTTATTACTCGAAAGAAGGCATTGGATCCTTCACTCTATGGGGATACAGATATTGTGAGTTGGGTTAGGTCTGTTTGGATAGAAACTGAAGAAATTGAGAAGATTGTGGATCCAAGCCTTGTAGACGAATTCATCGACTCAAGTGTCATGGAACAAGTAATTGAATTGCTTTCACTGGCTCTTAGATGTACAGATAAGGAAGTCAGCAAAAGACCCTCAATGAAAGAGGTAGTCAAGCTATTAACAAGGTCAAGTTCGAGTATACGAAGCAAGTACTAG